A DNA window from Ornithinimicrobium humiphilum contains the following coding sequences:
- a CDS encoding LysM peptidoglycan-binding domain-containing protein — protein sequence MGGSTARAATLGAAGSLVMAGGSAWMLRLVLASWPGPGPVPVGAGLALLAGAGAALVAGWLAVVLAAAAWSLVPCAGGGPTTSRPRRPGGVTGRTAAALLVLASLGAAPAASAAPAALPAVAIQGTPPGTAAASTLPSGPAPKIATERPAPTEADEPVPVPGWTPTRAPAVERRAPAGEVTLVSTAGRQSSSEERTVVVRRGDSLWAIAARALGTDATDADVAAEWPRWWEANREVIGEDPDLIHPGQRLVAPPARGSR from the coding sequence ATGGGTGGGAGCACGGCACGGGCGGCGACGCTGGGAGCCGCCGGATCGCTGGTGATGGCAGGAGGTTCGGCCTGGATGCTGCGGCTCGTCCTCGCGAGCTGGCCGGGCCCGGGCCCCGTCCCCGTCGGGGCCGGGCTGGCGCTGCTGGCCGGCGCCGGCGCCGCGCTCGTGGCCGGGTGGCTCGCGGTGGTCCTTGCCGCGGCCGCCTGGTCGCTCGTCCCGTGTGCCGGGGGCGGTCCCACGACGAGCCGGCCGCGCAGACCCGGGGGCGTCACGGGTCGCACCGCCGCCGCGCTCCTGGTGCTGGCCAGCCTGGGCGCGGCGCCCGCCGCCTCGGCGGCCCCCGCGGCTCTTCCCGCCGTGGCGATCCAGGGGACGCCACCGGGCACCGCGGCCGCGAGCACCCTGCCGAGCGGTCCCGCCCCGAAGATCGCGACGGAGCGGCCCGCGCCGACCGAGGCGGACGAGCCCGTGCCGGTCCCCGGCTGGACCCCGACCCGGGCACCGGCCGTCGAGAGGCGTGCCCCCGCGGGCGAGGTCACCCTGGTGAGCACGGCCGGACGGCAGAGCTCCTCCGAGGAGCGCACGGTCGTCGTCCGCCGGGGTGACTCGCTGTGGGCCATCGCCGCGCGCGCCCTGGGGACCGACGCCACCGACGCCGACGTCGCCGCGGAGTGGCCCCGGTGGTGGGAGGCCAACCGCGAGGTCATCGGCGAGGACCCCGACCTCATCCACCCGGGGCAGCGGCTCGTCGCTCCCCCGGCCAGGGGCTCCCGGTGA
- a CDS encoding helix-turn-helix domain-containing protein, whose protein sequence is MPAPRFLTLTDVAEILNVSLSQVKALVRSGDLAGVKLGGRGVWRVENTELEAYIQRMYDRTRESLREGAADLD, encoded by the coding sequence GTGCCCGCTCCTCGCTTCCTCACCCTGACGGACGTGGCCGAGATCCTCAACGTGTCGCTGTCGCAGGTCAAGGCGCTGGTGCGCTCCGGCGACCTCGCGGGCGTGAAGCTGGGCGGCCGCGGGGTCTGGCGGGTCGAGAACACCGAGCTCGAGGCCTACATCCAGCGGATGTACGACCGCACCCGGGAGAGCCTGCGCGAGGGCGCTGCCGACCTGGACTGA
- a CDS encoding AAA family ATPase — protein sequence MSLPLVTGVAPRWEAALAGALASAARVHVVRRCADVPELVGTVAAGLGRVVVVSSDLRGLDRAALDALREHGALVLGVHPPGDEAGSRGLARWGVGVTVPADAPVEALDAALDRLLDADAPAASRPVDPERAVGTGDPDHEPPGTGPDAHRPPPAAVVVSGAPAPEDAEGPDPEESPDHAEGAAPVRASPDDEEPGRVVAVWGPTGAPGRTTVAVNLAAELADPLHPVLLVDADTYGASVAQTLALLDEVPGIAAAARAADQGTLDRDTLARLAPEVRPGLRVLTGLPRADRWPELRDVALADVLEQCRSLAPTTVVDVAAPLEQDEELSFDTLAPRRNGAALTALDAADRVVVVGTADPVGLQRLVRGLDQLAACTHAERTVVVTRVRPGPVGPDPGRRIQEALDRFASTGPVHLVPEDQDALDMALLHGRVLAEVRPRSPARLALVELAGAVAGRAPARARAARRPVLGWLAGRRAAAL from the coding sequence GTGAGCCTGCCGCTCGTCACCGGCGTCGCGCCCCGCTGGGAGGCCGCGCTCGCCGGCGCGCTCGCCTCCGCGGCCCGGGTCCACGTCGTGCGTCGCTGCGCGGACGTGCCGGAGCTGGTCGGGACCGTGGCCGCGGGGCTGGGGCGGGTCGTCGTCGTGTCCTCCGACCTGCGTGGCCTGGACCGGGCCGCGCTCGACGCCCTCCGCGAGCACGGCGCTCTCGTCCTCGGCGTGCACCCGCCCGGGGACGAGGCGGGCAGCCGCGGGCTCGCCCGGTGGGGCGTCGGTGTCACCGTGCCCGCGGACGCGCCCGTCGAGGCCCTGGACGCGGCCCTGGACCGTCTGCTCGACGCCGACGCCCCGGCTGCGAGCCGACCCGTCGACCCCGAGCGGGCCGTGGGGACGGGGGACCCGGACCACGAACCGCCCGGCACCGGACCCGACGCGCACCGTCCGCCTCCCGCTGCCGTGGTCGTGTCCGGCGCCCCGGCGCCGGAGGACGCGGAGGGGCCGGACCCCGAGGAGTCCCCGGACCACGCGGAGGGAGCCGCCCCCGTGCGGGCGTCGCCCGACGACGAGGAGCCCGGGCGGGTGGTCGCCGTCTGGGGGCCCACCGGCGCCCCGGGGCGCACCACCGTCGCGGTCAACCTCGCGGCCGAGCTGGCCGACCCGCTCCACCCCGTCCTGCTCGTCGACGCGGACACCTACGGCGCGAGCGTGGCCCAGACCCTGGCCCTCCTCGACGAGGTGCCGGGGATCGCGGCGGCCGCACGGGCGGCCGACCAGGGGACGCTCGACCGCGACACCCTCGCCCGGCTGGCGCCCGAGGTCCGGCCCGGGCTACGCGTCCTCACCGGGCTGCCCCGCGCCGACAGGTGGCCCGAGCTGCGCGACGTGGCGCTCGCCGACGTCCTCGAGCAGTGCCGCTCGCTGGCCCCGACCACCGTCGTCGACGTCGCAGCCCCGCTGGAGCAGGACGAGGAGCTGTCCTTCGACACCCTGGCGCCCCGGCGCAACGGTGCGGCACTGACGGCGCTGGACGCCGCCGACCGGGTGGTCGTCGTCGGCACCGCCGACCCCGTCGGGCTGCAGCGACTCGTCCGCGGGCTGGACCAGCTCGCCGCCTGCACGCACGCAGAGCGCACGGTCGTGGTCACCCGGGTGCGTCCCGGGCCGGTCGGCCCCGATCCGGGACGACGCATCCAGGAGGCCCTCGACCGGTTCGCCTCGACCGGTCCGGTGCACCTCGTCCCGGAGGACCAGGACGCCCTCGACATGGCGCTGCTGCACGGTCGGGTGCTCGCGGAGGTCCGACCGCGCAGCCCCGCCCGGCTCGCCCTCGTCGAGCTGGCCGGCGCCGTCGCCGGGCGGGCGCCGGCCCGCGCCCGCGCGGCCCGGCGCCCGGTGCTGGGCTGGCTCGCGGGCCGGCGGGCCGCCGCCCTGTGA
- a CDS encoding DUF6912 family protein, with protein sequence MTTVRCYVPVTPEQLARLHDERTLPGPLTAYAVTDAVRSAHPSGDQEEWEYAAMQEAARSLVDAGATVLVAAADVEEARVRPGPVTDARVEVDDVDLPRIAALHVGDDVVTGSPDAVGAESPEIELSWYDTTELAHVLELTRALAGAPGDA encoded by the coding sequence ATGACGACGGTCCGGTGCTACGTCCCGGTCACCCCCGAGCAGCTGGCGAGGCTCCACGACGAGCGCACCCTTCCCGGCCCGCTCACCGCCTACGCGGTCACCGACGCGGTCCGCAGCGCCCATCCCTCCGGCGACCAGGAGGAGTGGGAGTACGCCGCCATGCAGGAGGCCGCCCGCAGCCTCGTGGACGCCGGTGCCACCGTCCTCGTCGCGGCCGCCGACGTCGAGGAGGCCAGGGTGCGTCCCGGCCCCGTGACCGACGCCCGTGTCGAGGTCGACGACGTCGACCTGCCCCGCATCGCCGCCCTGCACGTCGGTGACGACGTCGTCACCGGCAGCCCCGACGCCGTCGGGGCGGAGTCGCCCGAGATCGAGCTGTCCTGGTACGACACGACCGAGCTGGCTCACGTCCTCGAGCTGACGCGGGCCCTGGCGGGGGCCCCGGGCGACGCCTGA
- the pruA gene encoding L-glutamate gamma-semialdehyde dehydrogenase, whose protein sequence is MDAFVDVPTPNNEPVLTYAPGTPERAELEITLARMAGEAVEMPHVIGGKDVVGSGEEITVVQPHAHAEVLGTLRDGTTEDAELAVTAALDARHDWQRLPFEERAAVFLKAAELLTGPWRARLNAATMLGQSKTAQQAEIDSACELADFWRFNVHYAAELLAEQPVRNAPGTWNRADHRPLEGFVYAVTPFNFTAIAGNLPTAPALMGNTVVWKPAPTQQRAATELMRLLQAAGLPDGVVNMVTGTGPAISDVVMAHPDFAGLHFTGSTAVFNALWAQTGQNLSTYRAYPRIVGETGGKDFIVAHPSADVDVLRTAMIRGAFEYQGQKCSAASRAYVPRSLWDRMRDDLVAETEGLTVGDVRDLSNFMGAVIDARAFAKHKAALDAARADEGAEIVAGGTYDDSEGYFVRPTIVTVEDPFHEMLRTEYFGPILAVHVYEDADWTDMLRQMESVAPYGLTGAVIAQDRAAVVEATETLRFAAGNFYVNDKPTGAVVGQQPFGGSRGSGTNDKAGSRANLSRWTSTRIIKETFVPPTDYRYPHMG, encoded by the coding sequence ATGGACGCCTTCGTGGACGTACCCACCCCGAACAACGAGCCGGTCCTGACCTACGCCCCCGGCACGCCCGAGCGCGCCGAGCTGGAGATCACCCTGGCCCGCATGGCGGGCGAGGCCGTCGAGATGCCCCACGTCATCGGCGGGAAGGACGTGGTCGGGTCCGGCGAGGAGATCACCGTCGTCCAGCCGCACGCCCACGCCGAGGTGCTGGGCACGCTGCGCGACGGCACGACCGAGGACGCCGAGCTGGCGGTGACCGCCGCCCTGGACGCCCGGCACGACTGGCAGCGGCTGCCCTTCGAGGAGCGGGCGGCGGTCTTCCTCAAGGCCGCCGAGCTGCTGACCGGTCCCTGGCGCGCCCGGCTGAACGCCGCCACCATGCTCGGGCAGAGCAAGACGGCCCAGCAGGCGGAGATCGACTCGGCCTGCGAGCTCGCCGACTTCTGGCGCTTCAACGTGCACTACGCCGCCGAGCTGCTCGCGGAGCAGCCGGTGCGCAACGCCCCCGGCACCTGGAACCGCGCCGACCACCGGCCTCTCGAGGGCTTCGTCTACGCCGTCACCCCGTTCAACTTCACCGCGATCGCCGGCAACCTGCCGACGGCCCCGGCCCTGATGGGCAACACCGTGGTGTGGAAGCCCGCCCCCACCCAGCAGCGCGCGGCCACCGAGCTGATGCGCCTGCTGCAGGCGGCCGGTCTGCCGGACGGCGTCGTCAACATGGTCACGGGCACCGGCCCGGCGATCTCGGACGTCGTGATGGCGCACCCGGACTTCGCCGGCCTGCACTTCACCGGCTCCACGGCCGTCTTCAACGCGCTGTGGGCCCAGACCGGCCAGAACCTCTCGACCTACCGCGCCTACCCGCGGATCGTCGGCGAGACCGGCGGCAAGGACTTCATCGTCGCCCACCCCAGCGCCGACGTCGACGTGCTGCGCACGGCGATGATCCGCGGCGCCTTCGAGTACCAGGGGCAGAAGTGCTCGGCGGCCAGCCGCGCCTACGTCCCGCGCTCGCTCTGGGACCGGATGCGCGACGACCTGGTGGCCGAGACCGAGGGCCTGACCGTGGGTGACGTGCGCGACCTGTCCAACTTCATGGGTGCCGTGATCGACGCCCGGGCATTCGCCAAGCACAAGGCCGCCCTCGACGCGGCCCGCGCGGACGAGGGCGCCGAGATCGTCGCCGGGGGCACCTACGACGACTCCGAGGGCTACTTCGTGCGGCCCACGATCGTCACCGTCGAGGACCCCTTCCACGAGATGCTGCGCACCGAGTACTTCGGCCCGATCCTGGCCGTGCACGTCTACGAGGACGCGGACTGGACCGACATGCTCCGGCAGATGGAGTCGGTCGCGCCCTACGGCCTCACCGGGGCCGTCATCGCCCAGGACCGCGCCGCCGTCGTCGAGGCGACCGAGACCCTCCGCTTCGCCGCGGGCAACTTCTACGTCAACGACAAGCCGACCGGCGCCGTCGTGGGTCAGCAGCCCTTCGGCGGGTCCCGCGGCTCGGGCACCAACGACAAGGCCGGCAGCCGGGCCAACCTGTCCCGCTGGACCAGCACGCGGATCATCAAGGAGACCTTCGTGCCGCCGACGGACTACCGCTACCCCCACATGGGCTGA
- a CDS encoding DUF2505 domain-containing protein: MRITETVVHPADPVRTFEMLTDPAYQELRCARSGALDQTVTVETDGDATVVTTRRHLPSEGVPDMARAFVGPQILLVETVRWGPADADGEREGAMSLDLPGLPVTFTGGVHLRVGAEPGTTSHVVDGDLEANIPFLGHKIEQAVAPRISEIVQVEEQVAREWLAAR; this comes from the coding sequence ATGAGGATCACCGAGACCGTCGTGCACCCGGCCGACCCCGTGCGCACCTTCGAGATGCTGACCGACCCCGCCTACCAGGAGCTGCGCTGCGCCCGGTCCGGGGCCCTGGACCAGACCGTGACCGTCGAGACCGACGGCGACGCGACCGTGGTGACCACCCGCCGGCACCTGCCCAGCGAGGGTGTGCCGGACATGGCCAGGGCCTTCGTCGGGCCGCAGATCCTGCTCGTGGAGACCGTGCGGTGGGGCCCGGCCGACGCCGACGGCGAGCGCGAGGGCGCGATGTCCCTCGACCTGCCCGGCCTGCCCGTCACCTTCACCGGCGGCGTGCACCTGCGCGTCGGCGCCGAGCCCGGCACGACGAGCCACGTCGTCGACGGCGACCTCGAGGCCAACATCCCCTTCCTGGGGCACAAGATCGAGCAGGCCGTCGCCCCGCGCATCAGCGAGATCGTGCAGGTGGAGGAGCAGGTCGCCCGGGAGTGGCTCGCCGCGCGCTGA
- a CDS encoding NAD-glutamate dehydrogenase: MADTLVERFYHHAPVEDGRDPDQRAAVARSVAELAASRPAGTAAVRVLNPTLDEHGWSTRHTVVQVVTDDMPFLVDSVTHEILRHGLVVQTLLHPQLVVDTDTGEIVDSDPRNVREGQRAESWIVVETDRLIREEDREQLRADLERVLGDVRRAVEDWSAMRQRARAIIADLQSAPPSTVDPSTIQPTVDFLSWADDHHFTYLGYRAYDLLEEDGQPVLRSVPGSGLGVLREAPGAPATVSALRPEAAATAREPRLLTVTKANTRATVHRSVPLDYLGVRRFDPQGRVVGEQRFLGLFTQSAYNEAATRVPIVGAKVKEVLTRSGYAPDSHSGKDLVSILEGYPRDELFQAPVDYLLETAQEVLRLLERPEARVFVRKDEFGRFVSALVFLPRDRYNTTNRLRVQHLLEETYSGELSDYATRVGDLPLAQLHFSVRLPRDGEPAGVDLDELQERLHAVTRTWRENLTDAVGDQLDDDAEIGELLSRYGDAFPEAYKEDFGGHDAFQDIQRLAELHGPAGRTRPRLYRDELDDAAERRMKLYRGEEMSLTDVLPVFAHLGLEVTVQRPYEIDLADGTTSYVYDFGLRASSESVWTGDESRTEEEVAAAFEDAFTAVWSGEAESDRLNSLVLTAGLSWRDVVILRTLSRYVRQIGTFSLDYIEEALVANPGIARALVDRFTTRFDPDLDLDDEARESRGEEQRAEILAALDQVASLDQDRILRTLVAVVDASLRTNFFQRTPEGGAKSHVSVKLAPRELPMLPEPRPAFEIWVYSPRVEGSHLRFGPVARGGLRWSDRREDFRTEVLGLVKAQMVKNAVIVPTGSKGAFVAKSLPDPSVDREAWLAEGKAAYTTFISGLLDITDNRVDGAVVPPERVVRRDGDDTYLVVAADKGTATFSDLANGIAQSYGFWLDDAFASGGSAGYDHKEMGITARGAWESVKRHFRELGLNTQEEDFTVVGIGDMSGDVFGNGMLLSEHIRLVAAFDHRHIFLDPDPDAATSFQERKRLFELPRSTWEDYDTSLISEGGGVYPRTAKSVPVSPQVRERLGLDGGVASLTPHELLKAILQAPVDLLWNGGIGTYVKSSAESHADIGDRGNDPIRVDGRDLRVRVVGEGGNLGLSQLGRIEAALHGVHVNTDAIDNSAGVDSSDHEVNIKIALTPLVKNGTMTLEQRNELLESMTDDVAAKVLRHNYDQNVLIGNARYQKSEMVTVHQRLVRYLSETAGLDPELEFLPDRKEWERRTREGLGLTSPEFSVLVAYSKLGLKEALADSELPDDPAMTQTLLGYFPEPLREAAGESLHEHPLRRQIVVNEIANAMVNRGGVSFAYRAADETGATLVQIARAFHVVRAVFDLTGYTGAVEALDNVVDTDTQSELYLEFRRLVDRAVRWFLNNRSLSSGMEAEIERFAGPVQRLSANFRDLLQGSELERFERNSEWARSRGVPDDVADAYASALDRFSLLDITELAMELDRDVEEVAAIYFGVSEAFKFDVLLTHVSNLPRTDRWASLARGAMRDDIYGVMRGLARTVSERTTPGSASVDRVREWMLENREALARTSQVLRTVGEMEQPDLAPLSVALRTLRGLVRQGAAAD; the protein is encoded by the coding sequence ATGGCGGACACGCTGGTCGAACGGTTCTACCACCACGCACCGGTGGAGGACGGCAGGGATCCTGACCAGCGGGCGGCGGTCGCCCGGTCGGTGGCCGAGCTCGCCGCTTCCCGACCCGCCGGCACCGCCGCGGTCCGGGTCCTCAACCCCACCCTGGACGAGCACGGCTGGAGCACCCGTCACACGGTCGTCCAGGTCGTGACCGACGACATGCCCTTCCTCGTCGACTCGGTCACCCACGAGATCCTGCGGCACGGCCTGGTCGTCCAGACGTTGCTGCACCCGCAGCTCGTCGTCGACACCGACACCGGCGAGATCGTCGACAGCGACCCGCGCAACGTCCGCGAGGGCCAGCGCGCGGAGTCCTGGATCGTCGTCGAGACCGACCGGCTGATCCGTGAGGAGGACCGCGAGCAGCTGCGCGCCGACCTCGAGCGCGTGCTGGGGGACGTGCGCCGCGCGGTCGAGGACTGGAGCGCCATGCGCCAGCGGGCCCGGGCGATCATCGCCGACCTGCAGTCGGCCCCGCCCTCGACGGTGGACCCGTCGACCATCCAGCCCACCGTCGACTTCCTCAGCTGGGCGGACGACCACCACTTCACCTACCTGGGCTACCGGGCCTACGACCTCCTCGAGGAGGACGGCCAGCCGGTGCTGCGCTCGGTGCCCGGCAGCGGCCTGGGCGTCCTGCGCGAGGCCCCGGGCGCTCCCGCCACGGTCAGCGCGCTGCGCCCCGAGGCAGCCGCGACGGCGCGCGAGCCGCGCCTGCTGACCGTCACCAAGGCCAACACGCGGGCCACCGTGCACCGCTCCGTCCCGCTCGACTACCTCGGCGTGCGGCGGTTCGACCCGCAGGGGCGCGTCGTCGGCGAGCAGCGCTTCCTGGGGCTCTTCACCCAGAGCGCCTACAACGAGGCCGCCACCCGGGTGCCGATCGTCGGCGCGAAGGTCAAGGAGGTGCTGACGCGGTCCGGCTACGCCCCCGACAGCCACTCCGGCAAGGACCTGGTGAGCATCCTCGAGGGCTATCCGCGCGACGAGCTCTTCCAGGCCCCGGTCGACTACCTGCTCGAGACCGCCCAGGAGGTGCTGCGTCTCCTCGAGCGCCCGGAGGCCCGCGTCTTCGTGCGCAAGGACGAGTTCGGCCGCTTCGTGAGCGCGCTGGTCTTCCTGCCGCGCGACCGCTACAACACCACCAACCGCCTGCGGGTCCAGCACCTGCTGGAGGAGACCTACTCCGGCGAGCTGTCCGACTACGCCACCCGCGTCGGTGACCTGCCGCTGGCCCAGCTGCACTTCTCCGTCCGGCTGCCGCGCGACGGCGAGCCCGCCGGCGTCGACCTCGACGAGCTGCAGGAGCGCCTGCACGCGGTGACCCGCACCTGGCGCGAGAACCTCACCGACGCGGTCGGCGACCAGCTCGACGACGACGCCGAGATCGGCGAGCTGCTCAGCCGCTACGGCGACGCCTTCCCCGAGGCCTACAAGGAGGACTTCGGCGGCCACGACGCCTTCCAGGACATCCAGCGTCTCGCCGAGCTCCACGGTCCCGCCGGGCGCACCCGGCCGCGCCTCTACCGCGACGAGCTCGACGACGCCGCCGAGCGGCGGATGAAGCTCTACCGCGGCGAGGAGATGTCGCTGACCGACGTCCTGCCGGTCTTCGCCCACCTCGGGCTGGAGGTCACGGTCCAGCGGCCCTACGAGATCGACCTGGCCGACGGCACCACCAGCTACGTCTACGACTTCGGCCTGCGCGCCTCCTCGGAGTCGGTGTGGACCGGTGACGAGTCGCGCACCGAGGAGGAGGTCGCCGCCGCCTTCGAGGACGCCTTCACCGCGGTATGGAGCGGGGAGGCCGAGTCGGACCGGCTCAACTCCCTGGTGCTCACCGCCGGCCTCTCCTGGCGCGACGTCGTCATCCTGCGCACGCTGTCGCGCTACGTGCGTCAGATCGGCACCTTCAGCCTCGACTACATCGAGGAGGCGCTGGTCGCCAACCCCGGCATCGCGCGCGCCCTGGTCGACCGTTTCACGACCCGCTTCGACCCCGACCTCGACCTGGACGACGAGGCCCGGGAGAGTCGCGGCGAGGAGCAGCGCGCCGAGATCCTCGCCGCGCTCGACCAGGTGGCCAGCCTCGACCAGGACCGCATCCTGCGCACCCTGGTCGCGGTGGTCGACGCGAGCCTGCGGACCAACTTCTTCCAGCGCACCCCCGAGGGCGGGGCGAAGTCGCACGTGTCGGTCAAGCTGGCCCCGCGCGAGCTGCCGATGCTGCCCGAGCCGCGCCCGGCCTTCGAGATCTGGGTCTACAGCCCCCGCGTCGAGGGCTCGCACCTGCGCTTCGGGCCGGTCGCCCGCGGCGGCCTGCGCTGGAGCGACCGGCGGGAGGACTTCCGCACGGAGGTGCTCGGCCTGGTCAAGGCGCAGATGGTCAAGAACGCCGTCATCGTGCCGACCGGCTCCAAGGGTGCCTTCGTGGCCAAGTCGCTGCCCGACCCCTCGGTCGACCGCGAGGCCTGGCTGGCGGAGGGCAAGGCCGCCTACACGACGTTCATCAGCGGCCTGCTCGACATCACCGACAACCGCGTCGACGGCGCGGTCGTGCCCCCGGAGCGCGTGGTCCGCCGCGACGGCGACGACACCTACCTCGTGGTCGCCGCCGACAAGGGCACCGCGACCTTCTCCGACCTGGCCAACGGCATCGCCCAGTCCTACGGCTTCTGGCTCGACGACGCCTTCGCCTCCGGCGGCTCGGCCGGCTACGACCACAAGGAGATGGGCATCACCGCCCGCGGTGCCTGGGAGTCGGTGAAGCGGCACTTCCGCGAGCTGGGCCTGAACACCCAGGAGGAGGACTTCACCGTCGTCGGCATCGGCGACATGTCGGGTGACGTCTTCGGCAACGGCATGCTGCTCTCGGAGCACATCCGTCTCGTGGCCGCCTTCGACCACCGGCACATCTTCCTCGACCCCGACCCCGACGCGGCCACCTCCTTCCAGGAGCGCAAGCGCCTCTTCGAGCTGCCGCGCTCCACCTGGGAGGACTACGACACGAGCCTCATCAGCGAGGGAGGTGGGGTCTACCCGCGCACCGCCAAGTCGGTCCCGGTGAGCCCGCAGGTCCGCGAGCGTCTGGGCCTCGACGGCGGGGTGGCGTCCCTGACCCCGCACGAGCTGCTGAAGGCGATCCTGCAGGCCCCTGTCGACCTGCTGTGGAACGGCGGCATCGGCACCTACGTGAAGTCCTCCGCCGAGTCGCACGCCGACATCGGCGACCGCGGCAACGACCCGATCCGCGTCGACGGCCGCGACCTGCGCGTGCGGGTGGTGGGCGAGGGCGGCAACCTGGGCCTGAGCCAGCTGGGCCGCATCGAGGCCGCGCTGCACGGCGTCCACGTCAACACCGACGCGATCGACAACTCGGCCGGTGTGGACAGCTCCGACCACGAGGTCAACATCAAGATCGCGCTGACCCCGCTGGTGAAGAACGGCACGATGACCCTCGAGCAGCGCAACGAGCTGCTCGAGTCGATGACCGACGACGTCGCGGCCAAGGTGCTGCGCCACAACTACGACCAGAACGTCCTCATCGGCAACGCCCGCTACCAGAAGTCCGAGATGGTCACGGTGCACCAGCGCCTCGTGCGCTACCTGTCCGAGACCGCCGGGCTCGACCCCGAGCTGGAGTTCCTGCCCGACCGCAAGGAGTGGGAGCGACGCACTCGCGAGGGGCTGGGGCTCACCAGCCCGGAGTTCTCCGTGCTCGTCGCCTACTCCAAGCTGGGCCTGAAGGAGGCGCTGGCCGACAGCGAGCTGCCCGACGACCCCGCGATGACGCAGACCCTGCTGGGCTACTTCCCGGAGCCGCTGCGCGAGGCGGCCGGCGAGAGCCTGCACGAGCACCCGCTGCGCCGCCAGATCGTCGTCAACGAGATCGCCAACGCGATGGTCAACCGCGGCGGGGTGAGCTTCGCCTACCGGGCCGCCGACGAGACCGGTGCGACGCTGGTGCAGATCGCCCGCGCCTTCCACGTCGTCCGGGCGGTCTTCGACCTGACCGGCTACACCGGTGCGGTCGAGGCGCTCGACAACGTCGTGGACACCGACACCCAGTCCGAGCTCTACCTGGAGTTCCGTCGCCTCGTCGACCGGGCGGTGCGGTGGTTCCTCAACAACCGCTCGCTGAGCAGCGGCATGGAGGCCGAGATCGAGCGCTTCGCCGGCCCGGTGCAGCGCCTCTCCGCGAACTTCCGGGACCTGCTGCAGGGCTCGGAGCTGGAGCGCTTCGAGCGCAACAGCGAGTGGGCGCGCTCGCGCGGCGTCCCGGACGACGTCGCCGACGCCTACGCCTCGGCGCTCGACCGCTTCTCGCTGCTGGACATCACCGAGCTGGCCATGGAGCTCGACCGCGACGTCGAGGAGGTCGCCGCGATCTACTTCGGCGTCTCAGAGGCGTTCAAGTTCGACGTCCTCCTCACCCACGTCTCGAACCTGCCCCGCACCGACCGGTGGGCCTCGCTGGCCCGCGGCGCCATGCGCGACGACATCTACGGCGTCATGCGCGGCCTGGCCCGGACGGTGAGCGAGCGCACCACGCCGGGCTCGGCCTCCGTCGACCGGGTGCGGGAGTGGATGCTCGAGAACCGTGAGGCCCTGGCCCGGACCAGCCAGGTGCTGCGCACCGTCGGCGAGATGGAGCAGCCTGATCTCGCCCCGCTGTCGGTGGCGCTGCGCACGCTGCGCGGCCTCGTCCGGCAGGGTGCCGCCGCCGACTGA